A region of Pleionea litopenaei DNA encodes the following proteins:
- a CDS encoding NAD(P)-dependent alcohol dehydrogenase, translating into MKTIGYAAHNAQSNLEPFHFEHRALRENDVAIEILYSGICHSDLHQVHDDWGGSLYPMVPGHEIVGRVIEVGSQVKNYAVGDSVAVGCMVDSCQSCDQCDAGEEQFCRKGMTPTYNGKDRHTGELTYGGYAKHIVVREEFVLRVPDALDITRAAPILCAGITTYSPLKEFNVTKGSRVGVVGLGGLGHMAVKLAKALGATVTVITHSASKIDQAKTLGAQQTLLSSDQDAMQAASGSLDLIINTVPVKHDLNPYLPLLDVKGMMVMVGQIGPVEEPNIAPMIMGRRGIVGSLIGGIPQTQEVLDFCAKHDIHPECELIKMQDINDAFKRLANGEVSHRLVIDMQNFSG; encoded by the coding sequence ATGAAAACTATCGGTTATGCAGCTCATAATGCTCAATCCAATCTTGAGCCATTTCATTTTGAACATCGGGCATTGCGTGAAAACGATGTGGCAATCGAAATATTGTACTCCGGTATTTGCCACTCTGACCTTCATCAGGTTCATGACGACTGGGGTGGCAGTCTTTATCCAATGGTGCCGGGTCATGAGATTGTCGGTAGAGTTATCGAAGTTGGTAGTCAAGTCAAAAATTATGCCGTGGGTGATTCAGTCGCCGTTGGTTGTATGGTCGATAGTTGTCAATCTTGCGACCAATGTGACGCAGGTGAGGAGCAATTTTGCCGTAAAGGCATGACGCCCACTTACAATGGAAAAGATAGACACACCGGCGAATTGACTTATGGTGGCTATGCGAAACATATCGTTGTTCGTGAAGAGTTTGTCTTGCGCGTTCCTGATGCTTTGGATATTACTCGGGCAGCTCCCATACTCTGTGCCGGCATTACAACATACTCCCCTCTGAAAGAGTTTAATGTAACCAAAGGATCACGTGTTGGCGTAGTCGGCCTAGGCGGCTTGGGTCATATGGCCGTCAAATTAGCTAAAGCTCTAGGAGCGACAGTCACAGTGATTACCCATTCAGCTTCGAAGATTGATCAAGCTAAGACGCTCGGCGCCCAACAAACATTACTCAGTAGTGACCAAGATGCGATGCAAGCGGCAAGCGGTAGTCTTGATTTAATCATTAATACCGTTCCGGTTAAACATGACTTGAACCCCTACTTACCTTTACTAGACGTTAAGGGAATGATGGTAATGGTCGGCCAAATAGGACCGGTAGAAGAACCCAACATTGCACCCATGATTATGGGTCGACGAGGCATAGTCGGTTCACTAATCGGTGGAATACCTCAAACTCAAGAAGTGCTCGACTTTTGCGCAAAACACGACATCCACCCTGAATGTGAATTAATTAAGATGCAAGATATTAACGATGCATTTAAACGTCTGGCGAATGGTGAAGTGTCACATCGATTGGTCATTGATATGCAAAATTTCTCTGGGTGA